The DNA sequence TCGTGTCTTTGTACcaaaattacatattttgtaTCAATTCCTTGCTTTGATTccctttttttgtttattccctttctatatatacaatttttgtGAGCTTTGGTTCCACGGTGGGGTTTTGTtgctttcttgattctatgccCTTTTCCATTTCTTTATCAGATTCCTCCACTCTTATTTTGTcccttgatttttatttttaaattgtagaATTTTGTTTCAAGCACCCACATGCGTGTTCCTGGATTTGTCTGATCTGGATTGGATCACAAGgatgttttgttctttctcaacttgcagagagagagggagaaagagatagAGCGACAGGTGGTGGGGTTGAGTGCCTCAGGTTCTTTGGGTGTATAATCTCGGTCTTGGTCTTTTGGAGGGTAACAGaagaagcaaaagaagaagtgggagaagaagaaggtgagATTTCCTGGCCTCTTGGTTCCTTGCTTTGGGCCCACCCCGGATTCTTTTCTTCTGTCTCTGATAGGTGTCGACCGTGTCTTATATGCTGTTCTCTTGTTCCATTGGGGTAATTTGAATTGGATCTAACTCCATTCCTGGGGAAGACTGCTTGGAATTTCtcattttggtttttaattGTAAACTGGTTCTGTTTCGTTTGTTTGAATTCACTCCCCTGAATTGATGAGTTGTTGCTGATTGTGGTTATACTATGTCCTAAACAGCGGTCATTCATTGCATTCGAGTGTTGGATGATTGAATTGGAGGTTTGATTGCGTTTATTTGTCTGGGTGGCGATATCTACCCCTGAGGCATGGCGGGTATTGATATTTCAAAATATGCTCATAGCCCTGTGCACAAGGCCATTGCCATGAAGGATTATGCCAGTCTCAAGCGGATACTCGCAGGTCTCCCACGCCTCTGTAACCCAGCCGAAATTCGCACTGAGGCTGCTTCGATGGCCGAGGAAGAGAAAGCCGATGCAATTGCTGCTGTGATCGATCGGCGAGATGTTCCAAACCGTGACACCCCTCTTCACTTGGCTGTAAAGCTTGGTGATGAGACAGCAACCGAAATGCTTATGGTTGCTGGGGCAGATTGGAGCTTGCAGAATGAACAAGGGTGGAGTGCGCTCCAGGAAGCGATATGCCACAGAGAAGAAGGGATTTCCATGATAATAGTTAGGCACTACCAGCCATTGGCCTGGGCAAAATGGTGTAGACGGTTGCCTCGCTTGATAGGAACTATGCGAAGGATGAGGGACTTCTATATGGAAATTACATTCCACTTTGAGAGTTCTGTGATTCCTTTTATTTCAAGGATTGCCCCTTCGGATACTTACAAAATTTGGAAGAGGGGTGCGAATTTGAGGGCAGACATGACTTTGGCTGGGTTCGATGGTTTTAGGATTCAGCGGTCAGATCAGAGTATTATTTTCCTTGGCGATGGGTCTGAGGATGGGAAGATTCCTCCTGGGTCACTTTGCATGATTTCACACAAGGATAGAGAGATCATGAATGCTTTGGATGGTGCTGGTTCTCCGGCTACTGAAGAAGAGGTTCGACAGGAAGTGGCTGCAATGTCTCAGACTAATATATTCAGGCCTGGGATTGATGTGACTCAGGCAGTTCTCTTGGCACAATTAACATGGAGACGACAGGAGAAAACAGAAATGGTTGGTGCATGGAAGGCTAAGGTATATGACATGCACAATGTGGTTGTGAGCATCAAATCTAGGAGAGTCCCAGGGGCTATGACAGACGATGAGTTGTTCTCATCTTGCAATGAAAATGAAACAGATAGTGAGGAGCTCAGTGACATTTTGACAGAGGATGAGAGGAGACAACTTGAAGCTGCTCTTAAGTTGGATACATCAGAATCGGCGATTGATAATGGTGATGAGATTATTGGGCATCGCCATAGTTCTTACGAGCACAGGGAGATTCCTTTGGAAGATGTGAATGGCTGTAGAAATGGAGAATCTAAGCAGGAAAAGAAAGGATGGTTTGCTGGATGGAGGAAACGGGATTCAAAAAATGAAGCACCAAAGAAGACTGTTCCACCGAGAAATTCTCTGTGTGTGGATGACAAGGTGAGTGATCTATTGGGAGATTCTCCCACCAGAAATCAGCCCAAACCAGGAAGACACTCTGTGGAGATTGTCATAAGAGGGGATGAGCACCGTAGAGGGAGGGATACCAAAACATCTTCTTCTATGAGCTCTGAGAGCAGAAATCGCCACAAGGATGCTGTCCGCGAGAATGAGTATAAGAAAGGATTGAGGCCTATTCTGTGGCTTTCCCCAAACTTTCCGCTACAAACTGAAGAATTGCTTCCATTGCTCGATATTCTGGCAAATAAGGTTAAGGCAATTCGTCGTTTGAGGGAACTGCTTACTACCAAGCTTCCAATGGGAACCTTTCCTGTCA is a window from the Juglans regia cultivar Chandler chromosome 7, Walnut 2.0, whole genome shotgun sequence genome containing:
- the LOC108988453 gene encoding ankyrin repeat domain-containing protein 13C — its product is MAGIDISKYAHSPVHKAIAMKDYASLKRILAGLPRLCNPAEIRTEAASMAEEEKADAIAAVIDRRDVPNRDTPLHLAVKLGDETATEMLMVAGADWSLQNEQGWSALQEAICHREEGISMIIVRHYQPLAWAKWCRRLPRLIGTMRRMRDFYMEITFHFESSVIPFISRIAPSDTYKIWKRGANLRADMTLAGFDGFRIQRSDQSIIFLGDGSEDGKIPPGSLCMISHKDREIMNALDGAGSPATEEEVRQEVAAMSQTNIFRPGIDVTQAVLLAQLTWRRQEKTEMVGAWKAKVYDMHNVVVSIKSRRVPGAMTDDELFSSCNENETDSEELSDILTEDERRQLEAALKLDTSESAIDNGDEIIGHRHSSYEHREIPLEDVNGCRNGESKQEKKGWFAGWRKRDSKNEAPKKTVPPRNSLCVDDKVSDLLGDSPTRNQPKPGRHSVEIVIRGDEHRRGRDTKTSSSMSSESRNRHKDAVRENEYKKGLRPILWLSPNFPLQTEELLPLLDILANKVKAIRRLRELLTTKLPMGTFPVKVAIPVVPTIRVLVTFTKFEELQPLDEFSTPPSSPSAAGRESPAVMYSSSSSWFQWIKAPYQRPSSSTASSSSRIENIQDPFAIPQDYCWTTAEAKKKKMQEKNKSKKGKSHKQ